One Streptomyces sp. NBC_01217 genomic region harbors:
- a CDS encoding DEAD/DEAH box helicase, whose translation MTTAQDWLDASAARLLSCAAVFLPASLPRDGRVAFWDPEGGPLPEPPGDSAESEEHAAPAATAAEIAVVRPHGQQDGVRRRSAPAVLLPVADALPLLARARHQHSAHPATRCWGAAALQALNLVARGRLLPGLTGDDRDAWRAGPRDAEDIAHLRAIAAAMPVEGYAVPLPDRTPLQVPDPEWLLGAFLDAVADTLPRTPAAVYAMGAPFAAREAQHLPGARDWAVEVAAGLDAGVRVSLRLDLSAYELFDTADMYDGPDDTDDTDDTGVSGAATEARSGAARHAAAAITQVHSLADPTYVVDAAALWNGGAGEPFGPRARIDAVLALRRAARVWAPLERLLDQPVPDVLALEEDELYELLSDAGARLAAAGVSVHWPRELARSLTASAVVRPAPGSATDGTSFFDAEQLFSFNWQLSLGDERLTEAEMDVLAEAHRPVVRLRDQWVVVDPALVRKARKRELGLLDPVDALAVALTGSAEVDGEQVEAVPVGALAALRTRITDDTTTIAPPPGLDATLRDYQLRGLAWLDRMTSLGLGGCLADDMGLGKTITLIALHLHRAHSAPTLVVCPASLLGNWHREINRFAPGVPVRRFHGADRTLAEPDGGFVLTTYGTMRSSAAQLADHSWGLVVADEAQHVKNPHSSTAKALRTIPAPARVALTGTPVENNLSELWALLDWTTPGLLGPLKAFRARHARIVENTGTAAGLANDEAVERLSRLVRPFLLRRKKSDPGIAPELPPKTETDHPVFLTREQATLYEAAVRETMAFIEASEGIARRGLIMKLLASLKQICNHPAQYLKEEPTRLVGRSGKLALLDELLDTILAEDGSVLIFTQYVTMARLLSAHLASRAIPSQLLHGGTPVAERERMVDRFQSGEVPVFLLSLKAAGTGLNLTRAAHVIHYDRWWNPAVEEQATDRAYRIGQTQPVQVHRLIAEGTVEDRIAELLRAKQVLADAVLGAGETALTELSDRDLADLVSLRRPS comes from the coding sequence ATGACCACGGCACAAGACTGGCTGGACGCGTCCGCCGCCCGCCTTCTGAGCTGTGCCGCTGTCTTTCTGCCCGCATCGCTGCCGAGGGACGGACGGGTCGCCTTCTGGGATCCCGAGGGCGGCCCCCTCCCGGAGCCGCCGGGTGACTCCGCGGAATCCGAGGAGCACGCGGCACCCGCCGCGACCGCCGCGGAGATCGCCGTCGTCCGCCCGCACGGGCAGCAGGACGGCGTCCGTCGGCGTTCGGCACCCGCCGTCCTGCTGCCCGTGGCCGATGCCCTGCCACTGCTGGCCCGCGCCCGGCATCAGCACTCCGCCCATCCCGCCACCCGCTGCTGGGGCGCCGCCGCACTCCAGGCGCTCAACCTCGTGGCGCGCGGCAGACTGCTCCCCGGCCTGACGGGCGACGACCGGGACGCCTGGCGGGCCGGACCGCGCGATGCCGAGGACATCGCCCACCTCCGGGCGATCGCCGCCGCCATGCCGGTCGAGGGGTACGCGGTCCCGCTCCCGGACCGCACACCGCTCCAGGTCCCCGACCCGGAGTGGCTGCTCGGGGCGTTCCTCGATGCGGTCGCCGACACCCTGCCCCGTACACCGGCCGCGGTGTACGCGATGGGGGCGCCCTTCGCGGCCCGTGAGGCCCAGCATCTGCCCGGGGCCCGTGACTGGGCCGTCGAGGTCGCGGCCGGTCTCGACGCGGGCGTACGGGTGTCGCTGCGCCTCGACCTGTCGGCGTACGAACTCTTCGACACGGCAGATATGTACGACGGCCCGGACGACACCGACGACACCGACGACACCGGCGTCTCCGGTGCGGCCACGGAAGCCCGTTCCGGCGCCGCGCGGCATGCCGCCGCTGCCATCACCCAGGTGCACAGCCTGGCCGACCCGACCTATGTCGTCGATGCCGCCGCGCTCTGGAACGGCGGGGCGGGAGAGCCGTTCGGCCCGCGGGCCAGGATCGACGCCGTGCTCGCACTGCGCCGCGCCGCCCGGGTCTGGGCACCGCTTGAGCGGTTGCTGGACCAGCCGGTGCCCGATGTGCTCGCGCTCGAAGAGGACGAGCTGTACGAGCTGCTGAGCGACGCCGGAGCCCGGCTGGCGGCGGCCGGAGTGAGCGTCCACTGGCCCAGGGAGCTCGCCCGCTCCCTCACCGCCTCCGCCGTCGTGCGGCCCGCACCCGGCTCGGCCACCGACGGCACCTCGTTCTTCGACGCCGAGCAGCTCTTCTCCTTCAACTGGCAGCTGTCGCTGGGCGACGAGCGGCTCACCGAGGCGGAGATGGACGTTCTCGCGGAGGCCCACCGGCCGGTGGTGCGGCTGCGGGACCAGTGGGTCGTCGTCGATCCCGCGCTCGTGCGCAAGGCGCGCAAGCGGGAGCTCGGCCTGCTCGATCCGGTCGACGCCCTCGCCGTCGCGCTGACCGGCAGCGCCGAGGTCGACGGCGAACAGGTCGAAGCGGTGCCTGTCGGAGCCCTGGCCGCGCTCCGTACCCGCATCACCGACGACACCACCACCATCGCCCCGCCGCCGGGCCTCGACGCCACGCTCCGCGACTACCAACTGCGCGGCCTCGCCTGGCTGGACCGGATGACCTCCCTCGGCCTCGGCGGCTGCCTCGCCGACGACATGGGCCTGGGCAAGACGATCACCCTGATCGCCCTCCATCTGCACCGCGCCCACTCCGCGCCCACCCTGGTGGTCTGTCCCGCCTCCCTCCTGGGTAACTGGCACCGGGAGATCAACCGCTTCGCTCCCGGAGTCCCCGTGCGCCGCTTCCACGGCGCCGACCGCACGCTCGCCGAGCCCGACGGCGGTTTCGTCCTCACCACGTACGGCACGATGCGTTCGAGCGCGGCGCAACTCGCCGACCACAGCTGGGGACTGGTCGTCGCCGACGAGGCCCAGCACGTGAAGAACCCGCACTCCTCCACGGCGAAGGCGCTACGCACCATCCCGGCCCCCGCGAGAGTCGCCCTCACCGGCACCCCCGTGGAGAACAACCTCTCCGAGCTGTGGGCCCTGCTCGACTGGACCACTCCCGGACTGCTCGGCCCGCTCAAGGCGTTCCGGGCCCGGCACGCCCGGATCGTCGAGAACACCGGGACGGCCGCCGGGCTCGCCAACGACGAAGCGGTCGAACGGCTCTCCCGGCTGGTCCGGCCCTTCCTCCTGCGCCGCAAGAAGTCCGACCCGGGCATCGCCCCCGAGCTGCCGCCCAAGACGGAGACCGATCACCCCGTCTTCCTCACCCGCGAACAGGCAACGCTCTACGAGGCGGCCGTCCGCGAGACGATGGCGTTCATCGAGGCCTCGGAAGGCATCGCCCGCCGCGGTCTGATCATGAAGCTGCTGGCCTCGCTCAAGCAGATCTGCAACCACCCCGCGCAGTACTTGAAGGAGGAGCCGACCCGTCTCGTCGGCCGTTCGGGAAAGCTCGCCCTGCTCGACGAACTCCTCGACACGATCCTCGCCGAGGACGGCTCCGTCCTCATCTTCACCCAGTACGTGACGATGGCCCGGCTCCTCTCCGCCCACCTCGCCTCGCGCGCCATTCCCTCCCAACTCCTGCACGGCGGTACGCCGGTGGCCGAGCGGGAAAGGATGGTGGACCGCTTCCAGTCCGGCGAGGTCCCGGTCTTCCTGCTCTCCCTCAAGGCGGCGGGCACCGGACTGAACCTCACCAGAGCCGCCCATGTCATCCACTACGACCGCTGGTGGAACCCGGCCGTCGAGGAACAGGCCACGGACCGGGCGTACCGCATCGGCCAGACGCAACCCGTGCAGGTCCACCGGCTGATCGCGGAAGGCACGGTCGAGGACCGGATCGCCGAGCTGCTGCGGGCCAAGCAGGTGCTGGCCGACGCGGTCCTCGGCGCCGGTGAGACCGCGCTGACCGAGCTCAGCGACCGCGACCTGGCCGATCTCGTCTCGCTCCGGAGGCCGTCATGA
- a CDS encoding slipin family protein has translation MVQELVIAIVGAASVGGLYMAAAAKVVKQYERGVVLRLGRLRDDVRGPGFTMVVPGIERLRKVNMQIVTMPVPAQDGITRDNVTVRVDAVIYFKVVDAASAVIQVEDYRFAVSQMAQTSLRSIIGKSDLDDLLSNREKLNQGLELMIDSPAVGWGVQIDRVEIKDVSLPETMKRSMARQAEADRERRARVINADAELQASKKLAEAAKEMSSQPAALQLRLLQTVVAVAAEKNSTLVLPFPVELLRFLERAQQPTQQPVQQQMLEPEQSAQAQAQAQTQRPAQPQRPAQARPPQPPPSVAPAPAPAPAASEVTASAQSSRSKPLARH, from the coding sequence ATGGTCCAGGAGCTCGTCATCGCGATAGTGGGCGCGGCCTCGGTGGGTGGGCTGTACATGGCGGCGGCGGCCAAGGTCGTCAAGCAGTACGAGCGGGGCGTCGTGCTGAGGCTCGGCAGGCTCCGCGACGACGTGCGGGGGCCCGGATTCACCATGGTGGTGCCCGGCATCGAGCGGTTGCGCAAGGTCAATATGCAGATCGTGACGATGCCGGTGCCGGCGCAGGACGGGATCACCCGGGACAACGTGACGGTGCGGGTGGACGCGGTCATCTACTTCAAGGTGGTCGACGCGGCGAGCGCCGTGATCCAGGTCGAGGACTACCGGTTCGCGGTGTCGCAGATGGCACAGACCTCGCTGCGGTCGATCATCGGCAAAAGCGATCTGGACGATCTGCTGTCCAACCGCGAGAAGCTGAACCAGGGCCTTGAGCTGATGATCGACAGCCCGGCGGTCGGGTGGGGCGTGCAGATCGACCGGGTGGAGATCAAGGACGTCTCGCTGCCGGAGACGATGAAGCGCTCCATGGCCCGTCAGGCGGAGGCCGACCGTGAGCGGCGGGCCCGGGTCATCAACGCGGACGCCGAGCTTCAGGCTTCGAAGAAACTCGCCGAGGCGGCGAAGGAGATGTCCTCCCAGCCGGCCGCGCTCCAGCTGCGCCTGCTGCAGACGGTGGTGGCGGTGGCGGCCGAGAAGAACTCCACGCTGGTGCTGCCGTTCCCGGTGGAGCTGCTCCGCTTCCTGGAACGGGCGCAGCAGCCCACGCAGCAGCCGGTGCAGCAACAGATGCTGGAGCCGGAGCAGTCGGCACAGGCGCAGGCACAGGCACAGACACAGCGCCCCGCGCAGCCGCAGCGCCCCGCGCAGGCACGGCCGCCGCAGCCACCGCCGTCCGTGGCGCCCGCTCCTGCTCCCGCTCCCGCTGCTTCCGAGGTGACCGCGTCCGCGCAGTCCTCTCGTTCGAAGCCACTCGCCAGGCACTGA
- a CDS encoding ADP-ribosylglycohydrolase family protein, with product MLGGATGDALGNPVEFLSLAGIRRAHGEHGVQGLLADDEGVVGRVTDDTQMTLFTAEGLIRAHSRAMSKGIGGAETGIVRNAYLRWLDTQNHPAPPARGGDSPVRTGWLRQQPWLYARRAPGNACLTGLATGHVPEPKDRLGEPGPVNTGSKGCGTVMRSAPFGLVGENAEVGFRLAYWCAQITHGHPTGAYAAGAFAAIVAHLLEGDSMAGAVLRAMELLHRHPGHEETTAALRAAVDLAAEGEPTVEKVETLGAGWVAEEALAIAVYAALVLPGAHQVAQALLLSVNHSGDSDSTGAICGNLVGARHGDVHLPPSWLVATEGRAVITEVADDLCVEFEHAVMWPADRYPEY from the coding sequence CTGCTGGGCGGGGCTACAGGCGACGCCCTGGGGAACCCGGTGGAGTTCCTTTCGCTCGCCGGTATCCGCCGCGCACACGGTGAACACGGTGTGCAGGGACTCCTCGCGGACGACGAGGGCGTCGTCGGACGGGTCACGGACGACACGCAGATGACCCTGTTCACGGCCGAAGGCCTGATCAGGGCCCACTCCCGGGCGATGTCGAAGGGCATCGGCGGCGCCGAGACCGGGATCGTGCGGAACGCCTATCTGCGCTGGCTCGACACCCAGAACCACCCCGCTCCGCCGGCCCGCGGCGGTGACAGCCCGGTGCGTACCGGCTGGCTCAGGCAGCAGCCCTGGCTGTATGCGCGCCGGGCGCCAGGCAACGCCTGTCTGACGGGGCTCGCGACCGGCCACGTCCCCGAACCGAAGGACCGGCTCGGTGAGCCCGGGCCCGTCAACACCGGGTCCAAGGGGTGCGGCACGGTGATGCGGTCCGCCCCCTTCGGACTGGTGGGGGAGAACGCCGAGGTGGGCTTCCGGCTCGCCTACTGGTGCGCGCAGATCACCCACGGCCATCCGACCGGTGCGTACGCGGCCGGCGCGTTCGCCGCGATCGTCGCCCATCTCCTGGAGGGCGACTCGATGGCGGGCGCGGTGCTGCGGGCCATGGAGCTGTTGCACCGCCACCCGGGGCACGAGGAGACGACGGCGGCACTGCGCGCCGCCGTCGACCTGGCGGCCGAAGGCGAACCGACCGTCGAGAAGGTGGAGACACTGGGCGCGGGCTGGGTGGCGGAGGAGGCCCTGGCCATCGCCGTGTACGCCGCCTTGGTGCTGCCGGGCGCCCACCAGGTGGCCCAGGCGCTGCTGCTCTCGGTCAACCACTCGGGCGACAGCGACTCCACCGGTGCGATCTGCGGCAATCTGGTCGGGGCGCGCCACGGGGACGTACACCTTCCGCCGTCCTGGCTGGTGGCGACCGAGGGACGAGCGGTGATCACCGAGGTGGCCGACGATCTGTGCGTGGAGTTCGAGCACGCGGTCATGTGGCCGGCCGACCGCTACCCGGAGTACTGA
- a CDS encoding DUF6343 family protein — MRTGNEPTTARSPLRLRLCLSLWGLAWTVFGLAAFTLTDRPGWAAACGLLLLLVLVDIAVIVHHIRQGPHYQPGRNIPPYEPDHGGRGRYGH; from the coding sequence ATGCGTACCGGTAATGAACCGACGACTGCCCGCAGTCCTCTGCGGCTGCGGCTCTGCCTGAGTCTATGGGGGCTGGCCTGGACCGTATTCGGCCTGGCGGCCTTCACGCTGACCGACCGCCCGGGGTGGGCCGCCGCCTGCGGTCTGCTGCTTCTGCTGGTCCTTGTGGACATCGCGGTGATCGTCCACCACATCCGCCAGGGCCCGCACTACCAGCCGGGCCGCAATATCCCCCCGTACGAACCCGACCACGGCGGACGCGGCCGGTACGGGCACTGA
- a CDS encoding tetratricopeptide repeat protein yields the protein MPERTPETNVIDFRAAEHLLAARDPRGAVKLLDSVIAAHPENTAARLLRARAFFAAAQLRPAELEFELVLEREPDNAFAHFALARTFQRSGRTDRAARHFRLAAALDPNPEYLKAARFRTES from the coding sequence GTGCCCGAGAGGACCCCGGAAACCAACGTCATCGACTTCCGCGCGGCCGAACACCTGCTGGCGGCCCGCGACCCCCGGGGTGCGGTCAAGCTCCTGGACTCGGTGATCGCGGCCCATCCGGAGAACACGGCCGCCCGGCTGCTGCGGGCGCGTGCCTTCTTCGCCGCCGCCCAACTGCGCCCCGCCGAGCTCGAATTCGAACTCGTCCTGGAGCGCGAGCCGGACAACGCCTTCGCGCACTTCGCGCTCGCCCGCACCTTCCAGCGCTCCGGCCGCACGGACCGGGCGGCCCGCCACTTCCGGCTGGCCGCCGCACTCGACCCGAATCCGGAGTACCTGAAGGCGGCCCGCTTCCGTACGGAGAGCTGA
- the coaE gene encoding dephospho-CoA kinase, producing the protein MLKVGLTGGIGAGKSEVSRLLVGYGAVLIDADRIAREVVEPGTPGLAAVVDAFGDGILTAEGTLDRPKLGSIVFSDADRLAALNAIVHPLVGARSAELERAAGLDSVVVHDVPLLTENGLAPLYDLVVVVDASPETQLDRLVRLRGMTESEARARMAAQATREARRAVADVIVDNDGPLEDLEPQVRKVWAALTERAAAG; encoded by the coding sequence ATGCTGAAAGTGGGCCTGACCGGTGGGATCGGCGCCGGCAAGAGTGAAGTGTCACGGCTGCTCGTCGGATACGGAGCGGTCCTGATCGACGCGGACCGGATCGCCCGGGAGGTCGTCGAGCCGGGAACCCCCGGGCTCGCGGCCGTCGTCGACGCGTTCGGCGACGGCATCCTCACCGCCGAGGGCACCCTGGACCGGCCGAAACTCGGCTCGATCGTCTTCTCCGACGCCGACCGGCTGGCCGCGCTCAACGCCATCGTCCACCCGCTGGTCGGCGCCCGCTCCGCCGAACTGGAGCGGGCCGCGGGCCTCGACTCGGTCGTCGTCCACGACGTCCCCCTCCTCACCGAGAACGGCCTCGCCCCGCTCTACGACCTGGTCGTCGTCGTGGACGCCAGTCCCGAGACCCAGCTCGACCGGCTCGTACGGCTGCGCGGCATGACCGAGTCCGAGGCCCGCGCCCGGATGGCCGCGCAGGCCACCCGGGAGGCGCGGCGTGCCGTCGCCGATGTGATCGTCGACAACGACGGACCGCTGGAGGACCTGGAGCCGCAGGTCCGCAAGGTCTGGGCGGCGCTGACCGAGCGGGCCGCGGCCGGCTGA
- a CDS encoding PAC2 family protein — protein MPDPQSLYEWEPKGLAVVDMALAQESAGLVMLYHFDGYIDAGETGEQIVDGLLETLPHQIVARFDHDRLVDYRARRPLLTFRRDRWASYETPTIDVRVVQDATGAPFLLLSGPEPDVEWERFAAAVEQIVERLGVRLAVNFHGIPMGVPHTRPVGITPHGNRTDLMPGHRSPFDEAQVPGSAEALVEYRLMEAGHDVLGVAAHVPHYVARSAYPDAALTALESITAATGLVLPTVAHTLRTEAHRTQTEIDRQIDQGDEELVSLVEGLEHQYDAVAGAETRGNLVAEPVDLPSADEIGLEFERFLAEREGDA, from the coding sequence GTGCCTGATCCGCAGAGTTTGTACGAATGGGAGCCGAAGGGACTGGCCGTCGTCGACATGGCGCTCGCCCAGGAGTCGGCCGGCCTGGTCATGCTCTACCACTTCGACGGATACATCGACGCGGGTGAGACGGGTGAGCAGATCGTCGACGGCCTGCTCGAAACGCTGCCGCACCAGATCGTCGCCCGCTTCGACCACGACCGGCTCGTCGACTACCGCGCACGGCGCCCGCTGCTCACCTTCCGGCGCGACCGCTGGGCGTCCTACGAGACCCCGACGATCGACGTACGGGTCGTCCAGGACGCCACCGGAGCGCCCTTCCTGCTGCTGTCCGGGCCCGAGCCGGATGTGGAGTGGGAGCGCTTCGCCGCCGCCGTCGAGCAGATCGTCGAGCGCCTCGGCGTCCGCCTCGCGGTGAACTTCCACGGCATTCCGATGGGCGTCCCGCATACCCGCCCCGTCGGCATCACCCCGCACGGCAACCGCACGGACCTCATGCCCGGCCACCGCAGCCCCTTCGACGAGGCGCAGGTGCCCGGCTCCGCCGAGGCCCTGGTGGAGTACCGGCTGATGGAAGCCGGACACGACGTCCTCGGTGTCGCCGCCCATGTGCCGCACTACGTCGCCCGCTCCGCCTACCCGGACGCGGCGCTCACGGCCCTGGAGTCGATCACGGCGGCGACCGGCCTCGTCCTGCCGACCGTCGCCCACACGCTGCGCACGGAGGCCCACCGCACCCAGACGGAGATCGACCGGCAGATCGACCAGGGGGACGAGGAGCTCGTCTCGCTCGTCGAGGGCCTTGAGCACCAGTACGACGCGGTCGCGGGCGCCGAGACCCGCGGCAACCTGGTCGCCGAGCCCGTCGACCTGCCGTCCGCCGACGAGATCGGCCTCGAATTCGAGCGGTTCCTCGCCGAGCGCGAGGGAGACGCCTGA
- a CDS encoding flavin monoamine oxidase family protein, which translates to MFATMGALGFAPTAQAASREPAFHAPSKGDFTLKGKAAAKVVIVGGGIAGLAAAYELGKAGYDCTVLEARGRTGGRNFTVRGGDSTTDIYGNHQTARFSDGQYMNAGPGRIPQWMVTLDYCRELDVPIEVFTNVNANAYIYNEKAGMKAPVRYRTAKADVYGYVAELLSKATDRGALDRQITVEDQERLLEFLKDFGDIGDTLDYTGSPRRGYRIDPAAAGTPGEVLGSVPSASEVFASGVGRYFAFEFEYDQAMLMFQPVGGMDRIPAALTRAIGERRIRTGAAVTEITDTAHGVTVTYTQSGRTRSIEADYCIAALPPNILAKTAHNLGPAVQSALEACKPSSAGKIGLEYKSRWWESDQQIYGGITETDMDLSHIWYPSYGHQGRRGTIIGYYNTGSNADAYAALTPREREARAIAQGVKIHGDKYRTELATSFSHHWRQTPYLEASWHSLSGGPDAPVFAPLNQAAGRVYFAGDYLSYADAWQHGAFTSARKAVTALHTRVLA; encoded by the coding sequence ATGTTCGCGACCATGGGGGCGCTCGGTTTCGCCCCCACGGCCCAGGCGGCAAGCCGGGAACCCGCCTTCCACGCGCCCAGCAAGGGCGACTTCACGCTGAAGGGGAAGGCTGCGGCGAAGGTCGTGATCGTCGGCGGCGGAATCGCCGGACTCGCCGCCGCGTACGAGCTGGGCAAGGCGGGCTACGACTGTACGGTCCTGGAGGCGCGAGGCCGTACCGGCGGCCGCAACTTCACCGTACGCGGTGGTGACTCCACCACCGACATCTACGGGAACCACCAGACCGCCCGGTTCAGCGACGGCCAGTACATGAACGCCGGACCTGGCCGGATTCCGCAGTGGATGGTCACCCTCGACTACTGCCGCGAACTCGACGTCCCCATCGAGGTGTTCACCAATGTGAATGCCAACGCCTATATATACAACGAGAAGGCGGGCATGAAGGCCCCGGTGCGCTACCGCACCGCCAAGGCCGACGTGTACGGCTATGTCGCCGAGCTCCTCTCCAAGGCCACCGACAGGGGCGCACTGGACCGTCAGATCACCGTGGAGGACCAGGAGCGGCTCCTGGAGTTCCTCAAGGACTTCGGTGACATCGGTGACACGCTCGACTACACCGGCAGCCCCCGGCGCGGTTACCGCATCGACCCCGCGGCCGCAGGCACCCCCGGCGAGGTGCTCGGCTCCGTACCCTCCGCCTCCGAGGTCTTCGCCAGCGGCGTCGGACGCTACTTCGCCTTCGAGTTCGAGTACGACCAGGCGATGCTGATGTTCCAGCCGGTCGGCGGCATGGACCGGATACCCGCCGCGCTGACCCGGGCGATAGGCGAGCGCAGGATCCGCACCGGTGCGGCAGTCACCGAGATCACCGACACGGCCCACGGCGTCACCGTCACCTACACCCAGTCGGGCCGCACCCGCAGCATCGAGGCGGACTACTGCATCGCCGCGCTGCCGCCCAACATCCTGGCCAAGACCGCCCACAACCTCGGCCCGGCCGTCCAGAGCGCACTGGAGGCCTGCAAGCCGTCCTCGGCCGGCAAGATCGGGCTGGAGTACAAGAGCCGCTGGTGGGAGAGCGACCAGCAGATCTACGGCGGCATCACGGAGACGGACATGGACCTGTCCCACATCTGGTACCCGTCCTACGGCCACCAGGGCAGGCGCGGCACCATCATCGGGTACTACAACACCGGCTCCAACGCCGACGCGTACGCCGCTCTCACCCCGCGCGAGCGGGAGGCGCGGGCCATCGCCCAGGGCGTGAAGATCCACGGCGACAAGTACCGTACGGAACTGGCCACCTCGTTCTCCCACCACTGGCGGCAGACCCCGTACCTGGAGGCCTCCTGGCACTCCCTGTCGGGAGGCCCCGACGCACCGGTCTTCGCACCGCTCAACCAGGCCGCCGGACGCGTCTACTTCGCCGGTGACTACCTGAGCTACGCGGACGCCTGGCAGCACGGCGCGTTCACCTCCGCGCGGAAGGCGGTGACGGCGCTGCACACCCGCGTTCTCGCATAA
- a CDS encoding right-handed parallel beta-helix repeat-containing protein, which produces MRTRTPLPALLATALATGGLALASATSADAAAVIEVSTAAQLKAALTAVAPGDTIHLADGTYTGNFKATVPAVASARITLTGSAGAILTAGGGYGLHLNGASYWTVRGITITGGQKGIMADTANGVVIDSVTVHDLDMEGVHFRKSSANGVIKNSRIYDTGHDGRGMGEGVYVGTAGDLSDRSDQAQILNNTIGPGVGGENVDIKEGTTGARIIGNTFDGSGLTGANYDDSWVDVKGNDVLVEGNRGSRTTNNGYETHTQQSGWGCGTVFRDNTSDLSGSTGDKQIAFNVTNYSASCPTTVYSSNTVTGGKGLTNIAVTP; this is translated from the coding sequence ATGCGCACCCGCACGCCGCTCCCCGCCCTGCTGGCCACCGCGCTCGCCACCGGCGGCCTCGCCCTCGCCTCCGCCACCAGCGCGGACGCGGCAGCGGTCATCGAGGTGAGCACCGCCGCCCAGCTCAAGGCCGCCCTCACCGCCGTGGCCCCCGGCGACACGATCCACCTCGCCGACGGCACCTACACCGGCAACTTCAAGGCGACCGTCCCCGCCGTCGCCTCCGCCCGGATCACCCTCACCGGCTCCGCCGGGGCGATCCTCACGGCCGGCGGAGGCTATGGACTGCACCTCAACGGCGCCTCCTACTGGACCGTCCGGGGCATCACCATCACCGGCGGCCAGAAGGGCATCATGGCCGACACCGCCAACGGCGTCGTCATCGACTCGGTGACCGTGCACGACCTGGACATGGAGGGTGTGCACTTCCGTAAGTCCAGCGCGAACGGCGTCATCAAGAACTCGCGGATCTACGACACCGGGCACGACGGACGCGGCATGGGCGAGGGCGTCTACGTCGGCACGGCGGGCGATCTCAGCGACCGGAGCGACCAGGCCCAGATCCTGAACAACACGATCGGACCGGGGGTCGGCGGCGAGAACGTCGACATCAAGGAGGGCACCACCGGGGCGCGGATCATCGGCAACACCTTCGACGGCAGCGGGCTGACCGGCGCCAACTACGACGACTCCTGGGTCGACGTGAAGGGCAATGACGTCCTGGTCGAGGGCAACAGGGGCTCCCGTACGACCAACAACGGCTACGAGACCCACACCCAGCAGAGCGGCTGGGGCTGCGGCACCGTCTTCCGCGACAACACCTCGGACCTGTCCGGCTCCACGGGAGACAAGCAGATCGCGTTCAACGTCACCAACTACAGCGCGAGCTGTCCGACCACCGTCTACAGCAGCAACACGGTGACCGGCGGCAAGGGCCTCACCAATATCGCCGTCACGCCGTAA